Genomic DNA from Pseudomonas sp. CCC3.1:
AACTTCATGATTCGCGATGCGTTGATTCATTGCCGCAAAGTCTCGGGGACTCGGGCAGATACGTTTGCTCGGCGGTGAGACTCTTCCTCGATACAAGCCGAAACATTCGTGGGAGATTGCCGATTTCGTAGCAGTTGCCGAAGGCTACGTCCGATTGCGAAGCGATCGCAAACACTGGGTGCACGGTTGAACTGACACACCGCAGTGCTTGATTTTACGACTGCTACGCAGCCGGACGCAGCCTCACAGGCTCGGCAGCTGCTACGAGTTTTCGTACGCCTTGGCCCCACGGGAGCTGCGCTCAGCCAAACCCGCTCTGTCGAGCACCATCAACGCCGCCCGTTTGTGCGGGAAGTCGAATTCCTTGATCCGCTCATAACCCTGCGCTTGCATGTAGCCAATCATTTTGGCGTTGTCGGCACGGGGTTCAGCCACCACGCGCTGGGTGCGCGGTTCATCTTCAAACAGGTAGCGGGTCAGCGCCGATAGCCAGCTGGCAACTTTATGCGGCCCGCGATGCGCCTCTTCCCCCACCAGCATGTGGATGCCGCGGTCATAGTCGCCCACGTTGTAAAACGGCGCGATGCGGTCTTCTTTGGCCCAGTAGGCCTCGAAATAGGCAAACGGCTGGTCGTCGAAGCAACCGATCAACGTCAGGGTGTGCGGGTCGGCTGCGAGTTTTTCCAGGTAGTGGCGATGCTCTTCAAGGCTCCCGCCTTCGTCCCAAAAAGCGAGCACGCGCGGGGTATTTTGCCAACGGCTGAAACGCTCAAGGTCCAGGTCGATGTCCAGGGTGCGCAAGGAAATCCAGGCACCCAGTTGTGGATCGAAGCGGCGATACACTTCGCCTTGGGGTTTGGCCGGACGCTGCGGATGGGGGTGCGGGGAGGTCATGGTCATCTTGGGCTCACGATTTTCGTCAACAGATGGGCTGTGTGACGTTGCCCGGCAAGAGAAATTTAGGGGATCGTGGCAACCTGCTCAATGTGATAAGGCGCGAAGATCGCTTCCAATTGGCCGCTGTCGCGCAATATTTGCATCAGCCGGCTAAATTCCTGGCTCCGGATCGGCCCCTGCGGGTGCAAGAAGGCGTAATGGTGATAGGTCTGATCCACACGCTCAGACACCATGACCTGGTTTTCGAACTGCGGGTTGTTGTTGAGTATTTCTCTGAGATTGGAGCGGGTCATTAACGCGATGTCGACCCGACCCCGCAGCACCATCTGCAAGTTGCTTCGATGGGAATACGTGAGGGTGGCGTTGAAGGTGTTGGTCAAGAATTTCGCGCTGGGGTTAAAACCGGCAAACGCATAGTGATAGCCCGTAAACAGGGCCATTCGCTTGCCATCCAGGGTGTCGAAATAGGTTTGCTCACGGCCCGGTTGCCGGCTCGTCACAAATACTTCTGCGTCTTCAAGGCCAAGGTCGACGCGACTGTAGACAACATCTCGCCAGCCCCAGTCCGGGTTTTCAAACAGCACCATGTCCACTCGCCCCTGATCAAAGTCACGTACTCGTCGAGCAACGGAGGTGGGAACGATGGCGAAGTGGTAGTCACTTTGCAGTTGATTGAGCGCCTTCAGCAATTGCGGCAGCAACCCGGTATCAACACCACGTTCAGGGCGCACGATGTACGGTGGAAAGTGCGCTGCGCCGACTCTGACTTCCTGAGCCGCCCACGATGGCGTCAGCACAGCAGCACCCAGCGTCAGCAACACACAGTGGACCATCCACATTGGCAAACACTTCAATGCTGTGCACCTCGGGTGGCGCCCATGACTGGAACTTATTGGTGGGTACAGGACCTGAGATCAGGCAAGACCGTAATTTAAGTGCGCCTAGACTACCAAGCAAACGCGGAACTGGCCCACTACAAATTAAGCACCCTGTTGCAGCGCTTTAGCTACGCTGCATCTTCAACGCCGACGTTGTTTAAAGGAAGCTGCACATGCCTCACTGGCTGGTAATTGACTTGGAAGCCACTACCGATGACGGCGGCTGGCCTCTGGCAGAAATGGAAGTGATTGAAATCGGCGCCAGCGTGGTCACTCGTTCCGGGCGCGAGGTGGATCATTTCCAGCGCTTTATCCGTCCGCAACGCCGCCCGTTGCTGACCCCTTTTTGCCGCCAGTTAACCCATATCACCCAGGCCAATATTGATAGCGCAAGCCCAACGGTGCAGGTCTGGGAACAGTTCGAGCGCTGGCTTGGCCAGCACCTGCCAAAACTCGAAGGCTGGGCCAGTTGGGGGGATTACGACCGCCGACAACTGGAACAGGAATGGCAGCAAAAAAAGCTGAAGAGCGCGCTGACGGATCTGCCGCACATGAACCTCAAGCAGCAATTCGCTCAGGTCCGCCAGCTAAAGAGCCCGCTGGGTCTTAATAGCGCACTGCAACTGGCGGGCATGCAATTCAGTGGGCAACAACACCGCGCGCTGGAAGACGCCCGCAATACAGCGCGTTTATTGCCGCTGGTTTTCAAGGTTTAGGGCCGCGTAAAGCTGTCATAAAAGGGCGTGACTGGATAAATCGGCTTCTGCATACTGGCCAGCCTTTTTAGCCCATTCCGAGGAATCGCCATGTTTAAAGTCAACGAATACTTCGACGGTACCGTCAAGTCGATTGCTTTCGCACAAACTGAAGGCAAAGCCACTATTGGCGTCATGGCCCCGGGTGAATATGAGTTCGGCACTGCCGAGCGTGAAATCATGCACGTGGTGTATGGCGAGCTGAACGTCAAGCTGCCGGGCAGCAGCGAATTTGAAACGTTCAAGACTGGCGACCAGTTCAACATCCCTGCAAACAGCAAGTTCCAGCTCAAGGTCGTGGTTGAAACCGCTTACCTGTGCGAGTACCGCTGAGTTAGTCAATTCTTCTGTAGGAGCGAGCTTGTCTCTCGATCTTTTAAACGCTCAAAAGATCGCGAGACAAGCTCGCTCATACAGGGTTTTACCCCGCCGTATTGAATTGCAACGCTGCCAACCGCGCATACAGCGGGTTGCTGGCGATTAACTGCGCGTGGGTGCCAATCGCAACCAGCTTGCCCTGATCCATCACGGCAATGCGATCCGCATTCTGGACCGTCGCCAAACGATGGGCGATGACCAGCGTGGTGCGGCCTTGCATCAGGCTTGGCAAGGCTTGCTGGATCAAGTGTTCACTTTGCGCATCGAGGGCGCTGGTGGCTTCGTCCAGTAACAAGATCGGCGCATCGACTAATAACGCCCGGGCAATCGCCAAGCGCTGGCGTTGACCGCCGGACAAGCCCTGCCCGCCATCCCCCAGGTGAGTTTTATAGCCATCGGGCATTTGCAAAATAAAGTCATGGGCATGCGCAATGCGCGCCGCTGCTTCGACCTGAGCGTCAGTCGCCTGGGCATTGCCATAGCGAATGTTGTCTTCGACTGAGCCGAAAAACAGCGCCGGCGTTTGCGAGACCAAGGCAAAACAGCGCCGCAGGTCATGCGGATCAAGCTGTTTGATCGGGTGACCTTCCAGCAGGATCTGGCCTTGCTGAGGGTCATAAAAACGCAGCAGCAAGTCGAACAATGTCGATTTACCTGCCCCTGAAGGCCCGACCAACGCCAGGGTTTCGCCTGCTTTGATCGTCAGATCAAGGCCGGAAATTGCGTAGCTTTCAGGCCGCGACGGGTAAGAGAAATACAGGTCTTGGAGCTGCAAGTTGCCTTCTACCCGCTCCGGCAACACCTGCACACCGCTGTCAGGCACCTGGATCTGGCTTTTGGATTGCAGCAGCTCAGCAATTCGCTCAGCCGCGCCCGCCGCTTGTTGCAGTTCGCCAATCACTTCACTCAAGGTGCCAAAGGCACTGCCCACCACCAGGCTGTAAAACACAAACGCCGCCAGCTCCCCGCCGGAGATTCGCCCGGCGATGACGTCCATGCCGCCGACCCAGAGCATGACCCCTACTGCGCCCAGCACCAGCGAGATCACCAGAGTAATCAGCCATGAGCGTTGCAGAATTCGCTTGCGTGCTGTGGCGAATGCGCCCTCAACGGTTTGCGCAAAGCGCTGCTGGTCTTGCTGCTGGTGGTTGTAAGCCTGAACCGTTTTGATCTGGCCCAGGGCTTCGGCGACGTAGCTGCCGACATCGGCGATCCGGTCCTGACTTTGACGGGACAAGCTGCGCACCCGACGACCGAAAATCAAAATCGGCGCCAGCACCAATGGCAAGGCGACCACCACAATGCTGGTGAGTTTGGGGTTGGTGATAAACAGCAGCACCACGCCGCCGATCACCATCAGGCTATTGCGCAAGAACAAAGACAGCGATGAGCCAATCACCGATTGCAGCAAGGTGGTGTCGGTGGTCAGTCGCGACTGGATTTCCGAGCTGCGGTTGTTTTCATAGAACCCTGGATGCAGCCCGATCAAGTGGTTGAACACTTGTCGGCGAATGTCGGCCACCACGCGCTCGCCAATCCAGGACACTAGGTAGAAACGCACAAACGTGCCCACCGACAACCCCAGCACCAACAGCAAAAACAAGCCAATGGACTGGTTGAGCATGTGCGGCGACTGGGTCATGAAGCCTTTGTCGACCAGCAGGCGAATGCCCTGCCCCATCGACAGCGTGATACCCGCCGTGACGATCAAGGCCAGCAAGGCGCCAAGGGCCTGCCAGCGATAAGGAGCTACAAAATGGGCGGCCAGACGAATGGCACGGCGTTGACGGGAAGAAAGCATCGAGGGCATCCAGAAGGTCAATCACTCAAGGGCAAATGCCAAAAACAAGGCATAGCGTACATCGAACCCAGAATAAAACCGGTAAACCTTTCTCACTCGGTTTGAATATGACCGGGCGCCACAAGACCTAGGCCTTAATGTTCTAAAGTGAGACTGGAAGTTTCGGGGTATTTCTGTTGGACTGGGTGTCGCCGCCAAGTTGTAACAGCTTGGTCATTTAACGGATCTAAAGTAGCGCTACACCTTGATGAGGAGACAGGCCATGGAACCAATCAACGCTCAAGAAGTACCGGTAATTCGCACTCAGCCACAGGCGTCGTTGGGGTGTGCATTTATCGACGCCGAAGGTAAGGAAATTCTCATCACTGAAGAGATGATTCAGACTGCCTGTCATGAACTGGAACAGCGTTTGGTCAAACCTGCTCGCAAGGACTGAACCTCACAATGCCTGTAGGAGCGAGTTTGTCTCGCGATCTTTTGATCTTTAAAAGCAAAAGATCGCGAGACAAACTCGCTCCTAAAGGCGACCTTTCTGCCCCGTATTTACACCAACTCACCACCCAAGGCTTTGACCAGTTGCTTCAAAGCCACTGACTCGCCTTCGATATGCACCTGTAACCCTTCGACTTCGCGGCGCACTGGATAGTTTTTGCGCAACGCATCGAACGCCAGTTTCTGTTCTTGAACACTGCCGATCAGGCTACGGCGAAAATCCGCATCATCGCGGCGCGGGTCGTAAACACCGCGACACAGCATCGCCAGAACCCAAGCCGGATCACTCTGCGCACTCAGTTCAACCTTGGCCAGCCAGGGCGCGGGCAGCAAGTCCGCGAGCTTGATAGGCGCCTCCTGACCGAGAAAATCACACAACGCCTGGTAAATCTGCGCGGTGCCGCGCTGTTTGCCGTCCAGGCTGTATCCGGCGATGTGCGGGGTGGCCAGCACGCACAAATCAGCCAGTTCGACGTCGACTTGCGGCTCGGCTTCCCACACATCCAATACCGCTTGCAGGTCTTCGCGCTGGGTCAGCACCTCGCGCAAGGCGTTGTTGTCGATGACCGGCCCCCGGCTGGCGTTGATCAACCAGGTACCGTGGTTGAGCTGATTCAAGCGCTGGTGGTCGAACAAATGCCAGGTCGGGCTAGCGCCTGTCTTGTCCAGAGGCGTATGCAGGCTAATCACGTCGCAACGTTCGAGGATCTGCTCAAGGCTGACGTAATCACCGCCTTCGACCGCCTGACGCGGCGGGTCGCAGACCAGTACGTTAAAGCCCAGGCCACGCAGAACGCTGATCAGCCGACCGCCCACTTCACCTGCCCCCACCACACCGTAAGTGCGCTGAGTCAGGTCGACGCCTTCGATCTCGGCCAATGTCAGCAAGCTGCCGAGCACGTAGTCGACCACACCGCGAGCATTGCAGCCCGGCGCACTGGACCACTGAATGCCTTGTTGCTGAAAGTAGTCGAGGGCCAGGTGATCGGTGCCGATGGTGCAGGTGCCGACAAAACGCACCGCACTGCCTTCAAGTAAGTCACGGTCGACTTTGGTCACCGAGCGCACCAGCAAGACATCCGCATCGTGCACGTCGGCACGGGTGATCTGGCGCCCTGGCAAGCGGCGTATTTCACCGAACTCTGCAAAGAACGCTTCGATCAACGGAATATTTTCATCAGCAACAATCAACATGGCAGGCTCCTTTCGCGGAATCGCAGTGTAGGCGTTGTAGAGCGCAATGAGCCAGCGAGGCGTAGCATCTTGTGAAATCGGCTACACACCGCGTTTACAACGCCGCGACAACTCAACGTTTGCTGACCA
This window encodes:
- a CDS encoding PA1571 family protein; this encodes MEPINAQEVPVIRTQPQASLGCAFIDAEGKEILITEEMIQTACHELEQRLVKPARKD
- a CDS encoding exonuclease domain-containing protein — translated: MPHWLVIDLEATTDDGGWPLAEMEVIEIGASVVTRSGREVDHFQRFIRPQRRPLLTPFCRQLTHITQANIDSASPTVQVWEQFERWLGQHLPKLEGWASWGDYDRRQLEQEWQQKKLKSALTDLPHMNLKQQFAQVRQLKSPLGLNSALQLAGMQFSGQQHRALEDARNTARLLPLVFKV
- a CDS encoding ABC transporter transmembrane domain-containing protein, whose protein sequence is MPSMLSSRQRRAIRLAAHFVAPYRWQALGALLALIVTAGITLSMGQGIRLLVDKGFMTQSPHMLNQSIGLFLLLVLGLSVGTFVRFYLVSWIGERVVADIRRQVFNHLIGLHPGFYENNRSSEIQSRLTTDTTLLQSVIGSSLSLFLRNSLMVIGGVVLLFITNPKLTSIVVVALPLVLAPILIFGRRVRSLSRQSQDRIADVGSYVAEALGQIKTVQAYNHQQQDQQRFAQTVEGAFATARKRILQRSWLITLVISLVLGAVGVMLWVGGMDVIAGRISGGELAAFVFYSLVVGSAFGTLSEVIGELQQAAGAAERIAELLQSKSQIQVPDSGVQVLPERVEGNLQLQDLYFSYPSRPESYAISGLDLTIKAGETLALVGPSGAGKSTLFDLLLRFYDPQQGQILLEGHPIKQLDPHDLRRCFALVSQTPALFFGSVEDNIRYGNAQATDAQVEAAARIAHAHDFILQMPDGYKTHLGDGGQGLSGGQRQRLAIARALLVDAPILLLDEATSALDAQSEHLIQQALPSLMQGRTTLVIAHRLATVQNADRIAVMDQGKLVAIGTHAQLIASNPLYARLAALQFNTAG
- the pdxB gene encoding 4-phosphoerythronate dehydrogenase PdxB encodes the protein MLIVADENIPLIEAFFAEFGEIRRLPGRQITRADVHDADVLLVRSVTKVDRDLLEGSAVRFVGTCTIGTDHLALDYFQQQGIQWSSAPGCNARGVVDYVLGSLLTLAEIEGVDLTQRTYGVVGAGEVGGRLISVLRGLGFNVLVCDPPRQAVEGGDYVSLEQILERCDVISLHTPLDKTGASPTWHLFDHQRLNQLNHGTWLINASRGPVIDNNALREVLTQREDLQAVLDVWEAEPQVDVELADLCVLATPHIAGYSLDGKQRGTAQIYQALCDFLGQEAPIKLADLLPAPWLAKVELSAQSDPAWVLAMLCRGVYDPRRDDADFRRSLIGSVQEQKLAFDALRKNYPVRREVEGLQVHIEGESVALKQLVKALGGELV
- a CDS encoding pyrimidine/purine nucleoside phosphorylase, encoding MFKVNEYFDGTVKSIAFAQTEGKATIGVMAPGEYEFGTAEREIMHVVYGELNVKLPGSSEFETFKTGDQFNIPANSKFQLKVVVETAYLCEYR
- a CDS encoding transporter substrate-binding domain-containing protein is translated as MWMVHCVLLTLGAAVLTPSWAAQEVRVGAAHFPPYIVRPERGVDTGLLPQLLKALNQLQSDYHFAIVPTSVARRVRDFDQGRVDMVLFENPDWGWRDVVYSRVDLGLEDAEVFVTSRQPGREQTYFDTLDGKRMALFTGYHYAFAGFNPSAKFLTNTFNATLTYSHRSNLQMVLRGRVDIALMTRSNLREILNNNPQFENQVMVSERVDQTYHHYAFLHPQGPIRSQEFSRLMQILRDSGQLEAIFAPYHIEQVATIP